The following is a genomic window from Marinobacter sp. NP-4(2019).
AGCGTATACACGACGTATTGCTGGGTGGTCGTCCGGCATTGTTGTATCCCAAATACGCGGTGGTGAGCTGTGGCATTGCCTCGGTGCTGAGTTTCGGGGTGATGAATCTGCTCTGCGGCACCCTGGCGGATACCCTGAGGCAACGTGGTATCACCGGTGCCTCGCGCCTGCGTTGGCTGCGTAGTGTGCTGATCAGTACCCTGCGGGGGTTCGCACTGGTGCCGTTGGTGGCACCCACCAGTGTTGCGGTGGCCATTATTACCCGGGAAGTGCCGACACTGAGCTGGTCCGGCCTGCTGCCCTACGGCATTGGCAGCGCGATTCTGCTGATCCTGGTCGGCTGGCTGCTGGAGCACAGGCGTTTCCGATTGGTCAGCAGCGAGCGCGAGCCGCTGGAAAGCTGGCCGGCCGGCAGTGGGCGATTGTTACTGTTGGTGCTGGTCATCTTCACGTGCATGGCTTTGCTGGTGCAGTTCACGGAATTGAGAGTGTCCGTCGCGGCCATGCTGACCGTGCCGGTGGTCACCCTCCTTTATATGCTCTGGCATGACGGTGCGCCGGCCGCAGTGGCGCGGGAAGCGTCCGACAACATGCTGGGAATGAGCAATGAAATGTCCATCTTTGCCGGTTCCGCCGGGCTGGGTGTGGCGCTGGTGGCGGTGATTCCGGCAGACGTCCTGGCCGGTATGGCCTCGGGTGAGCTGGGTGTGTTGTTACTGGCGATCTGCGGTTTGCTGATGATGCCGATGCTCTCGGCTATTGGCATCATTCCGATTACCGTGTTGAGTGTTCAGGCAGGCCTGATGCCGCAACTAGTGGCGGAAGGCGTGAATCCTCTGCCCATCGCCGTGGCGCTGGTGATCGGTTTCTCCCTGGCGATGATGCTGTCACCGTTCGGGCCGGCGGTGATGTTGTTGTCACGGTTTGGTCAGGTGTCGCGCTGGGTGGTGGCGTTTGGCTGGAACGGGCTGTTTGTGTTGCTGTCCATCCCGTTATTGTTGCTGATGTTGTGGGGAGTGTTTGTGTTGGCGCCGGCCATGGGTTGATAGAAGCGTGGCCGGCGCGGTTGTTTTGGCTGTCAGTAGCCTCGGCTGGTGTCCACGATGCCGGTAATCGACTGGCCGTTGTGGTGGGCGCGGATCTTGCCGGTAATCTGTTCCAGCGTGGCATCCCGCAGGGTGCGGGCGGATATGTGCGGTGTGATGGTGATCTCCGGTCGCTGCCAGAATGGATGGTCCGAGGGTAGCGGCTCTTGTCGGAATACATCCAGGGAAGCACGTGCCACATGGCCGTCGTCGATGGCCCGGAGCAGATCGTCTTCCACCAGGTGCTCGCCACGGCCAACATTGATCACCACCGCGCCGGGCATGAGTTGGCTGAGATGCTGGTAGTTGAGGATGTCGCGTGTTTCATCGGTCAGCGGCAGGGTGTTGACCAGCACCCGGGTCGATTTCAGGAATCCGAACAGGTTATCCGCGCCGGCAAAGGTGGTAATTCCATCCAGGTCGTGCTCACTGCGCGCCCAGCCGTTAACCCGGTAATCCAGATCTGCCAGGGTGCGTGCCACCCGTTTGCCAATGTGGCCAAGCCCCATGATGCCGACCGGCCACTCGCTGCGCTTGATCGGTCGGTGAATTTTCCAGATCCCTTCCCTCTGTTGTTCGCGGTAAGTCTCCATGCCACGGCTGGCTTCCAGTAACTGGTGAAGCACATATTCCGCCATCTGCACGGACATACCGGCATCTTCCAGGCGCACCACCGGGAGATGAGGCGGCAGGTTGGGGACCGCCAGCAGGCCGTCGATGCCGGCGCCGAGGTTGAATACCGCCTTCAGCTTCTTCTCGCGTTCAAACAGTTCCGCCGGCGGCTGCCAGACAATGGCGTAATCGGCATCCACGGCCGGGCCATTGGCGTCCCAAACGTGAACCTCGGCCTCCGGCAGCAGCTCCTTGATGGGCACGGTCCAGCGCTCCGGCTTGGGGTCTCCTGCGACGAATAGAACTTTCATGGGCTCTCCGGGGATCGTCAGTTGCATTAATTTTGTTTACTATATTTCGCTTTGCAGAATAATATACCGAAATACATTCGTAAACCCGGGGTGTTGTGGTGTGCCGGCGAAAGAAAAGTGAAACATAAAGGAAGAGTGTTTCATGTTTGGCACGGCTTTTGATAATGGTTTGTGGTACTTGCTATCTGCAGCGATTAAAATACCGCAACTTTTCTTATTATCTGACTACCACCGGGTATCCCGGGCACACCGGATCAGGCGCAGCTGTTGGAGGACGCCAGTTTATGACAAAAGCAGAAACCACAAAACCGGAGTTGTTGGTCGCCTCCGGAGATGGTGAACCGGTGAAACCGGAAAAAGACCGCAAGTTTGTAGAAGCGCTCTCCCGTGGCCTGGATGTACTCCGTGCCTTCAGTCAGGGATCGGTCATCCTCGGTAACCAGGACATCGCCCGGCTGACTGGCTTGCCAAAGCCGACAGTCTCCCGCATGACCTACACTCTGACAAAACTGGGTTACCTCAGCTACAACGCCCAGCTGGAAAAGTACCAGCTCAGTTCCGGCGTGCTGGCCCTGGGTTATGCCTACGTGTCCAACCTCAAGGTGCGCCAGCTGGCCAAGCCCTACATGGATGAGTTTGCCCGTCAGACCAACATGTCCGTGGGCCTGACCTGCCGCGACCGCCTGCACATGATCTATGTCGAGAACCGCCTGCCGCCGGAAGCATCATTGCTGCGCATGGACATCGGCCTGAAGTTGCCGATGGCCACAACGTCGGCCGGTCGCGCCTATTACTGCGCCATCAGCGACAAGGGCCGCAAGCTGATCGACGATGCCATGGAAGCGAAGTACGGCCCGGATGTCTGGCCGGAAAAGAAAGAAGGGCTTGACCGTGCGATGGAGGACTTCAAGCAGCACGGCTTCTGTCTGTCCCTGGGCGAATGGGATCGCAACATCAACTCCGCCGGCGTACCCATCCACCTTCAGGATGGCACCATCATGGTGCTGACCTCAGCCGCGCCCTCCTACCTGATCTCGGGAGAAAAGCTGCGTGAGTCCATCGCTCACCAGTTGGCGATGCTGGCGAGTGATATTGAGTCGCTTGGCGTTTGATTTTACCGGCTAGCTGACAAAGTACGGGGGGGCGGGCGGGGGATCTCCCTCCGAAACCGTGCGGAGCCATGGATGGCGGAGCCGAGCGTACAGGGATGTATTTACAGCGTGTTTCGGAGGGAGATCCCCCGCCCGGGCCTTCCCCCCAAAGTTGAGATGCCTGAAACCCCAGAATTCGTTCTGGGGTTTTTTTGTGCCTGCATTTTAATTCATGGTTGAAACCTGCCGAAAACTTGTATTAAATCGTACTTATGTTTCGCTTGTTAAAACTACATTCCATAGAAGGCGAGGAGAGATTATGTCTGAGGTCGTAACTTATAACCGGGAAGGCGCCATTGGTGTCATCACAGTCAACTACCCGCCAGTGAACGCCCTGAGCCATGCGGTTCGTTCCGGCCTGGTGGCCGCGCTGGAGCAGGGGCAGAACGACGCAGACGCCAAAGTTCTGTTGCTGGTTTGCGAGGGCCGTACCTTTATTGCCGGCGCCGATATTCGCGAATTCGGCAAGCCCATGCAGGAGCCGGGGCTGTCTTCTGTTATAGATCAGTATGAAAACAGCGACAAACCGATCGTCGCCGCCATTCATGGCACCGCCCTCGGTGGTGGCCTGGAAACCGCCCTTGGCTGTCATTACCGGGTGGCCCTGAGCAGCGCCAAAGTTGGCCTGCCGGAAGTGAAGCTGGGTCTGTTGCCCGGTGCCGGTGGTACCCAGCGCCTGCCGCGTCTGACTGGCGCACAGAAAGCGCTGGAAATGATCACCTCCGGTGAGTTTGTCGGCGCCAACGATGCCCTGGCTCTGGGTATTGTCGATGCGGTTGAAGACGGCAGCGATATCAAGGCCGTTGGCGTGGCGTACGCGCAAAAGATTGCCGACGAAGGCAAGCCGGCCCGTCGCGTCCGCGACCTGACCGACAAAATCGAAGCCGATAAAGGCAGCGAGATTTTCGACCAATTCCGCGCCGGTCTGCAGAAGAAAGCGCGTGGCCTGTTCTCGCCGTTCAAGTGCGTGGATGCTGTGGAAGCGGCTTTCAATCTGCCATTCGATGAGGGCATGAAGCGCGAGCGCGAACTGTTTATAGAGTGCATGGAATCGCCGCAGCGTGCCGGCCTGGTTCATGCCTTCTTTGCCGAGCGCGAAGCCTCCAAGGTCAAAGGTCTGTCCAAGGACACGCCGGTCCGCGACGTCAACAGCGTTGGCATCATTGGTGCCGGCACTATGGGTGGCGGTATCGCCATGAATTTCGCCAATGTTGGTATTCCCGTAACCATCGTGGAAGTGAAGCAGGAAGCCCTGGACAAGGGCCTCGGCATCATCCGCAAGAACTATGAGAACTCCGCCAAGAAAGGTCGCATCACCCAGAAGCAGGTTGAAGAGCGCATGGCGCTGATCAATGGCAGCCTGACCTATGACGACTTCAGGGATGTGGATCTGGTGATTGAAGCCGTGTTCGAGAACATGGCGATCAAGAAAGAAATCTTCGGCAAGCTGGACGAGGTGTGTAAGCCCGGCGCCATCCTGGCCTCCAACACGTCCACCCTGGATATCGACGAAATTGCCTCGGCCACCCAGCGTCCGGAAGACGTGGTGGGTATGCACTTCTTCAGCCCGGCGAACGTCATGAAACTGCTGGAAAACGTGCGTGGCAGCAAGACGTCCGATGAAGTGAAGGCCACGGTGATGGCCGTTGCGAAGAAGATCAAGAAAGTCGGCGTACTGGTTGGCAACTGCCACGGCTTTGTCGGCAATCGCATGTTGCACAAGCGTGGTGCTGAAGCCATGGCGCTGGTGAACGAAGGTGCCAGCCCGCAGCAGGTGGACAAGGTGCTGACCGATCTGGGTTACCCCATGGGCCAGTTCGCCATGTCGGATCTGGCCGGTATCGATGTCGGTTACCGTATCCGCGAAGAGCGTCGTAATGCCGGTGAAGATGTACCTCCGAGCTGGATGGACAAGCTGGTGGAGATGGACCGCCTGGGCCAGAAGACCCAGGCCGGTGTCTACAAATACGAGGAAGGCAGCCGCAAGCCGATCCCGGATCCGGAAGTGGATCAGCTGATCGCCGATTTCCGCAAGGAGCAGGGCATTACGCCGCGTGAAATCAGCGATCAGGAGATCCTGGAGCGCTGCATGTACGTGATGATCAACGAGGGTGCGAAGATTCTGGAAGAGGGCATCGCCGATCGTTCACTGGACATCGATGTGGTGTGGATCTACGGCTACGGCTTCCCGGCCTACCGTGGTGGCCCCATGTTCTGGGCTGACCAGGTTGGTCTGGACACCATCCTCAGCACGGTCAAGAACTTCCACGACACCCTGGGTGGTGAGCAGTGGAAGCCGGCGGCCCTGCTGGAGAAGCTGGTCGCTGAAGGTCGCAAGTTCGGCGATCTTTAAGGACTAGCCTGCTGGTGTGGGGGCCGGTCCCGGGGTGGGGTGCCTTTTCTTCTGGGAAAAATAACTCGCTTTGCTCAGACATCTTTTTCCCGGCAGAAAAGGCACCCCACCCCGGAACCACCGTTACTTCTGGGGTATATCCCGTAGGTCGGATTAGGCGAAGCCGCAATCCGACAACCCAGATGTAAAGCTCAATATAGGTGTCGGGTTACGGCTTCGCCTAACCCGACCTACCCGTACTCTGATTTTGAAGGACACTGTTATGTCTGATGCCGTTATTGTTTCCACCGCCCGTACCGGCCTCGGTAAATCCTACCGCGGCGCTTTGAACAACACTCACAGCGTGGACCTGGCTGGTCACGTTATTCAGCATGCCGTTGAGCGTGCGGGCATCGACCCGAGCATTGTTGAAGACGTGATCCTCGGCGCCACGTTCCACGAAGGCGCCCAGGGCAAGAACATGGCGCGTCTGGCGGCTATCCGTGCCGGCCTGCCGGTAACCACCGCCGGTGTTTCCATCAACCGCTTCTGCAGCTCTGGTCTGCAGGCCATTGCCATGGCGTCCCAGCGCGTGGTTTCCGAGAAGGTACCGGCCATGGTGGCGGGTGGTGTTGAATCCATTTCCCTGGTTCAGAACGACAAGCTCAACAGCTTTCACGCCACCAACGAGTGGCTGATGAAGCACAAGCCCGAGCTGTACCTGTCGATGATTGAAACCGCCGACATCGTGGCCCAGCGCTATGGCGTCAGCCGTGAGTCCCAGGACGAATACGCCCTGATCTCCCAACAGCGCACCGCCGCGGCTCAGGAAGCTGGCAAGTTCGACGACGAGATCGTGCCGTTCGATGCCTCCATGATGGTGAAAGACAAGGAAACCGGGGACATCAGCTATAAGGATGTCACTCTGACTCGTGATGAGTGCAACCGCCCCAACACCACACTGGAGGGCCTTCAGGGGCTGAACCCGGTGCGTGGGGACGACCAGTTCGTCACGGCGGGTAACGCATCCCAGCTGTCAGACGGCGCGTCCGTGTGCACGGTGATGAACAGCACCTACGCGGAGAAGAACAACATCGAACCCATGGGCATCTTCCGTGGCTTTGCGGTGGCCGGTTGTGAGCCGGATGAAATGGGTATTGGCCCCGTCTTTGCCATCCCGCGCCTGCTGGAGCGTACCGGTCTGAAGATGGATGACATCGATCTGTGGGAGCTGAACGAAGCCTTCGCCTCACAGGTGGTCTACTGCCGCGATCGTTTGGGCATTCCCATGGAGAAGCTGAACGTAAACGGTGGTTCCATTGCAGTAGGTCACCCCTATGGTGTCACCGGCTCGCGCCTGACCGGCCATGCCCTGATCGAAGGCAAGCGTCGCGGTGCCAAGTACGTGGTGGTAACCATGTGCATCGGTGGTGGTCAGGGCGCTGCTGGCTTGTTCGAGGTGGTTTAAACCTCATGCAACAAAAAATCATCAACACTCAGGACCTTGCGTTCCAGTTGTTCGAACTCCACGAAGTCGAACAGACCCTGGGATATGAACGCTATGCTGATCACAACCGTGAAACGCTTCAGGCTGCACTCGATCTGGCGTTGAAGGTGGCCGCAGAAGAGTTTGCGCCCCACGCCCGCCTGGTCGACGAAGAAGAGCCCAGGTTCGAAAACGGTCGGGTGGAGATGCGCCCGGAGGTCAAGAAGGCGCTGGACGTCCTGCGTGATACCGGCCTGATGGCCGCTGGCCAGGACTACGAACGTGGCGGTATGCAGCTGCCGGCGGCGGTGGCGCAGATGTGCGTGGGTATGCTCAAGGGTGCGAATGTGGGCACCCAGGGTTACGCCGGGCTGACGATTGCGGCGGCGAACCTGATCATGGCCCAGGGCGATGAGCACCAGCAGAAAAAATACGCCGAGCCAATGATGGCCGGCCGGTTCTTCGGCACTATGTGTCTGACCGAGCCCCATTCCGGTTCCTCCCTCGGTGACCTGCGTACCCGGGCGGAGCCGCAGGACGATGGCAGCTATCGCCTGTTCGGCAACAAGATCTTCATTTCCGCCGGTGACCATGAGCTGAGTGACAACATCATCCACATGGTACTCGCCCGTCTACCGGATGCCCCTCCCGGGGTGAAAGGCATTTCCCTGTTTATCGTGCCCAAGGTGCTGGTCAATGAGGACGGCAGCCTGGGGGAACGCAACGACGTCGCGCTGGCGGGGCTGATTCACAAGATGGGCTATCGGGGTACCACCTCCACCATGCTCAACTTTGGTGAGAAGGACGGGGCTGTCGGTTATCTGGTGGGTGAGCCCAACAATGGCCTGGCGGCCATGTTCCACATGATGAACGAAGCCCGCATCGGCGTCGGCCTGGGTTCAGTCATGCTCGGCTACACTGGCTACCTCCACGCTCTCGAGTACGCCCGCGATCGCAAACAGGGTCGTCCGGTGGGCGAGAAAGACCCCAATACCCCACAGGTGCCACTGATCCGCCACGCCGATATTCGCCGTATGCTGCTGACCCAGAAAGCCTACGTGGAGGGCGGTCTGGCCCTGTGCCTGCAGGGCGCTACGCTGGTGGACGAGAAAAAGCACGGAGCGACCGAAGACCAGCGCCAACTCGCCGCCGGCCTGCTGGATCTGCTGACACCGGTCATCAAATCCTGGCCGTCCCAGTTCTGCCTGGAAGCCAACAGCCTGGCGATCCAGGTGCACGGTGGTTACGGCTACACCCGCGAGTATCCCGTCGAGCAGTTCTACCGGGATAACCGTCTCAATCCCATTCACGAAGGCACCCACGGCATCCAGGGCATCGACCTGCTGGGCCGCAAGGTCTCCATGGCCGGCGGCCGGTTTTACGAGGCGTTGATGGAGCGCATCGAAGCCACCATCATCGAGGCCCGTGAATACGAACGGCTGGCGCTGTGTGCCGACCATCTCGACCGGGCCGTGAAATCCATGGCCACCGCGACCGATGCCATCAACGCCGAGAAAACCAACGGCAACGTGGAAAAAGCCCTGGCCAACGCCTCGCTCTACCTCGAAGCTTTCGGCCACACCGTCGTCGGCTGGCTCTGGCTGCGACAGGCCATCAAGGCCATTGCCGGACTGGAAGGCAATGGTGAGCAGACAGCCGAATTCTACGAGGGTAAGGTGAAGGCCTGTGAATATTTTGCGCGGTATGAATTGCCGAAAGTGCTCAGTCTGTCAGGGTTGCTGAGTGCCGTGGATACCACGGCGCTGGGTATGCAGGATTCTGAATTTTAGCGGAGACTTTGTTTGTCAGATTACGCTTCGCTAATCCGATAAAGCCAACATTGTCAGAACGGTCGTGGAGTGGGGTGGGAACCCACCCCGCGAACAGCCCCCAAAACAAGAAGGCTACGTAAACCGAGGAGCTAAAAAGAATGGACAGAAAAGCCAAAGCAGTCGTCTGCCGCGAATGGGGTCAGCCCGTTCAGGTAGAGACCATCACCGTGGAAGGCCCCAAACGGGACGAAATCACCATCAAGATCGGTGCCTGCGGCGTCTGCCACAGCGACCAGTCCGCCACCACCGGCAAGATTCCCTACCCCGCTCCCCTGGTCCTCGGCCACGAAGCCGCCGGCGTTGTTGTTGAAGTGGGCGAGGGCGTCACCGCCTTTCAGGAAGGCGACCATGTGGTCAGTTCCTTCATCTCCATGTGCGGCAAGTGCCGCCAGTGCGTACGTGGCCGCCCGGTGCTCTGTGAAAATGCCCGCAAAGCCATGTTCACCCTGCCCGATGGCACCGTTCGCACCAAAGGCGCGGATGGCGAGGACCTCAATGTCTTCGGCGCCTGCGGCGTGATGGCCGAATACGCCACCATGCACGTGGACAACTGCGTCAAAGTGGATGACACCATACCCATGCAGAACGCCGCCCTGGTGGGCTGTGCGGTAATGACCGGCGTTGGTGCCGTGTTCAACACCGCGAAAGTCGAGCCCGGTTCCCGCACCGCCGTCTTCGGCATCGGCGGCGTGGGCCTGAACGCCATTCAGGGTTGTGTCACTGCCGGCGCGGAAATGATTGTCGCGGCGGACAACAACGAGAAGAAGCTGGCAATGGCCCGTGAGTTCGGCGCCACCCACACTATCAACATCAGCGAAGTGGAGGACGGCGCCAAGGCCGTGAAAAAACTTACCGGCGGCGTGGACTATGCTTTCGAATGCGTCGGTGCCGGCCCGGTGGTGGAACAGGCCTACAAATGCCTGGGCCGTGGTGGTACTGCCGTGGTGGTGGGTGTCTCGGACCCGAAGGACAAAACCTCGATCACCACCCTGACATTGCCTGCGGATGAGCGGGTGCTGAAAGGCAGCTGGCTGGGCTCCGCCCGTCCACAATACGATTTCCCCCGTATCCTGGGGCTGTACAAGGCTGGCAAACTCAAACTCGACGAACTTGTCACCCGGACTTACCACATTGATGACGCACCCCAGGCGTTCGATGATATGTTGGCAGGCAAGAACGCCCGTGGCGTCATCGTTTTCGAGTGACGGTTCCAGACAGACACAGGAGTGACCGAATGAACGATCTCAGCAAGAATTACATCAACGGCCAATGGGTGAACTGGGCCGGCGATACTATTAACGTGCACGAAGCCGGCACCGGTGAGGTGATTGCCAAAGTCCCGGCTTCCGGCCGGGAAGAAATGGAACAGGCCATCGCCGCTGCGGATGACGCGTTCGCAACCTGGTCTGAAAGCACCCTGGAGCAGCGCATCAAGGTGCTGGAACAGCTTCACGCAGGGCTGAAAGAGCGCGCCGGTGAAATCGCCGAAACCGTCTGCCGGGAAGTGGGCATGCCCATCAAGCTGGCCACCGGTATCCAGGCCGGGTTGCCGGCCACCATCACCAAGACCTACCTGAAGCTGCTGCCGGAGTTCCCGTTCAGCGAGCAGTCCGGTAACTCGGAAGTGCAGTACACGCCCGTCGGCGTGGTGGGCTGCATCACGCCGTGGAACTACCCGCTGCATCAGGTCATCCTGAAAATCGTGCCAGCCATCGCTGCCGGTTGCACGGTGGTGCTCAAACCGTCGGAAATCGCGCCCCAGAGCGCCTACATCCTGGCCGAAATCCTGGACGGCACCGACCTGCCGAAAGGGGTATTCAATCTGGTGTGTGGCGAAGGCCAGACCGTGGGCGACACCCTGATCAAACACCCGGACGTGCGCATGGTGTCCTTCACCGGCTCCACTCGCACCGGCCACCTGATTGCCCATGCGGCTGCCGATGACTTCAAGCGCATCGCCCTGGAAATGGGCGGCAAATCCGCCTCGGTGATCCTGCCGGATGCAGACCTGGCCGCCGCGGTGAAAGGCACGGTCAACAACTGCCTGCTCAATTCCGGCCAGACCTGCACCGCACTGACCCGCATGCTGGTTCCGGCGGAACAGCACGACGAAGCCTGTGAACTGGCAGCCGCCGCCGTCGCCAAGATGACCCCGGGCAACCCGCTGGAAGAAACCACCCGCCTCGGTCCGCTGGCCTCGGCGCAGCAGCGAGACAAGGTCATCGACTACATCAAACTCGGTATCGAAGAGGGGCATACCCTGGTCACCGGTGGACCGGAAGCGCCGGAAGGCTGTGACAAAGGCTACTTCGTCAAGGCTACGGTGTTCGGCAACGTCAAACCCGACAGCCGCCTGGCCCAGGAAGAAATCTTCGGCCCGGTACTGTGCGTGATTCCCTACAACGATGAAGCGGAAGCCATCCGCATCGCCAACGGCACCCAGTACGGCTTGTCCGGCGCGGTGTGGTCAGCGGATGCCGACAAGGCGAAGCAGGTGGCGGGCAAACTGCGCACCGGCCAGGTGTTCGTCAACGGCGGCGCCTTCAACCCGATGGCCCCGTTCGGCGGTTTCGGTCATTCCGGCATTGGCCGTGAGTTTGGCAAGTGGGGGCTGGAAGAGTTTCTGGAGGTACGGTCGTTGCAGTTGTGAGGGCTTGATAACTGGGTGTCGGATTACGCTCCGCTAATCCGACCTACGGGAATTGTACGAGGCCTTTTTCATGTAGGTCGGATTAGGCGATAGCCGTAATCCGACAGAAGCACCCGGAAGTCCGGTCGGTCACGGGGTGGGGGTACCTTTTCTGCCGGGAAAAAGATGTCTGAGCAAGGCGAGTTATTTTTCCCAGAAGAAAAGGTACCCCCACCTCGGGACCAGCCCAAAAGCTCAGGCCTTCCCGCCGAGAAGAATGCGCACAGCCGTACAGGCGTCCTCCAACTCCTCATCGCGAGGTTCGCGACCGTTGATGATATCGCTGTACAGGCAGGACTCGGCCAGGCGCACCATAAAGTAGGACAGGCTGTTGATGTTCAGCGGCGGATTGATATACCCGGATGCCATCTGATCCCGAAGCGTGCGGGTATTGGCCTCCACGGTACGGCTGTGAATGGTGGACTGGGACGAGGTGAGTATCTTCAGCGCATACTCCGGGTCTTCGCGGATAAAGCGCCGCAGTGGCTCGGAATGCAGCAGGGTAGAGTTGATATGGCGGTAGACGCCAACCACAAAATCCACCCCTTGTCCCGGCGTTATGCTCAGGGCTTCCAATCTCAGGGGTTCATAGAGCGACCAGAGCACTTCCCCAATAAGCAAGTCTTTGTTGCCGACCCAGCGAAACAGGGTGGCCCTTCCAATATTCAGTTCTGCGGACAAAGACGCCAGGTGAATTTTTTCACCCTTCAGCCACATCCTCCGTGCACGTCGGAAGGCGTCCGCTGGTGTCGCTCTTGTTGTTGTTTTTTCTGTCACTGCAACCTCGTATCGGTATTTTATTTCATTCTAACGACTAAACAGACAGCCTGCTATGAGGGCCGGAATCAACGAAATGTCCAGTGTCATGTCCAAAGCCTACCCCGGAAGATCTGTTCAGGGAATTGCACGTTGTGCCGAGTTGGGGCCGCACCCCGCCTGGAGGGATGCTGGCGGCGTGACAGATTTGTGAACTTTCCGCTATACACTGTTTAATACCTTGTGATTCTCCCGTGATGGCGTGCCCCCAGGATAGTTACCGAGCCTGTCAGTCCGGCAGGCTCAATCACTTGGGGAGAGATCACTATGAACAAGTTCATGACAATCGTAGCAATGTGTATGTTTGGCCTGATGGCCAGCGTCGCCCAGGCAGACGACATGGCATCCGAAGGTGGCATGATGGACGACGACATGAAAGAGTCAATGGAGCATGATGATATGAAGAAGGATGACATGTCGGACGCCATGGGCCACGGTATGAAAGACGATGACATGTCCGGAGACGGCAAGGGCATGAAGGATGATGAAATGGGCATGAAGGACGACAAGGCCATGCACGACGACATGAAGGAAGACGACATGGACAAGAAGTCGGATTCCATGAATTAAGCGGATGCCTCCGAGGGGTGCCAGAGCCAGGAACCTATGACACGAAACGTACTGATTGTTGAGGACAACCCGGGCATTGGTGAGCTGGTGCGCATGCACGTGGCGGATCTGGGCATGAACCCCATTCTGTGCGACCGGGGGGA
Proteins encoded in this region:
- a CDS encoding aldehyde dehydrogenase family protein, which gives rise to MNDLSKNYINGQWVNWAGDTINVHEAGTGEVIAKVPASGREEMEQAIAAADDAFATWSESTLEQRIKVLEQLHAGLKERAGEIAETVCREVGMPIKLATGIQAGLPATITKTYLKLLPEFPFSEQSGNSEVQYTPVGVVGCITPWNYPLHQVILKIVPAIAAGCTVVLKPSEIAPQSAYILAEILDGTDLPKGVFNLVCGEGQTVGDTLIKHPDVRMVSFTGSTRTGHLIAHAAADDFKRIALEMGGKSASVILPDADLAAAVKGTVNNCLLNSGQTCTALTRMLVPAEQHDEACELAAAAVAKMTPGNPLEETTRLGPLASAQQRDKVIDYIKLGIEEGHTLVTGGPEAPEGCDKGYFVKATVFGNVKPDSRLAQEEIFGPVLCVIPYNDEAEAIRIANGTQYGLSGAVWSADADKAKQVAGKLRTGQVFVNGGAFNPMAPFGGFGHSGIGREFGKWGLEEFLEVRSLQL
- a CDS encoding QsdR family transcriptional regulator, with amino-acid sequence MWLKGEKIHLASLSAELNIGRATLFRWVGNKDLLIGEVLWSLYEPLRLEALSITPGQGVDFVVGVYRHINSTLLHSEPLRRFIREDPEYALKILTSSQSTIHSRTVEANTRTLRDQMASGYINPPLNINSLSYFMVRLAESCLYSDIINGREPRDEELEDACTAVRILLGGKA